The following DNA comes from Bacteroidota bacterium.
TGTTACTGCCTCGGTATATTTACGTTGTTTAAAATAAATTTTAGCCAGTTCTTGGTATAACTCTATTTTGTTAGGGTCCATAGTAACGGCTTTGTTTATATTCACTATTCCTATACTATCTTTTCCGGGTATTTTTGATTGTAATTTACCTAAGTATTCGTAATCGGTAGCACTTACTTTTTCGGGTGCAATATTAGCTAACAATGTTTCTAATGCACTTAATCCTTTTTTAAATGTTTCCTGATCGTTTTTTAAATTACCTGCTTCGTAGCTTGAGTAGGCTAATAATCGGTTCAAATAAATATTATTTGATTTATCACTTTTAATGGCTTCTTGCACGTAAATTAAGGCTTCTGCATATTCTTTTGATTTGTATAAAATTTGTGCATAACGTAATTGATTGGCTGAACTTACTTCTGAGTTTAACAAATAGTTTTTATACGACTCTTTTGCTTTATCGAATTTACGTAACAATGAATAATACTCTGCTTGGTTTTTAAAGGCTGTAGCATAGTTAGGGTCTTTAGCAAAAGCTGTATCTAAAGCTTCTTTGGCTACCGCTAAATTTCTTACTCTTATCCATATTAGAGCAATTTTTGCAAATGCTTTAGGGTTGTTTGGATTTAATACGGTGGCTCTATTATAAAAAGTGGCTGCTTTACTTCCATCTTGCATTTCTAAAAACACATCACCGGCAGTGGTTAATACATCATAATCGGTTTTAGTCACTTTATAGGCTTCTTCCATTAAAGCGGAAGCTTGTGCTAACATTTTATTTTCACCTGTTATCATAGCACTTGCTACGGCAATCATTCCTTTTGCATTTACATAATCTCCCTGTTTGTTTCTACAAAGTGCTAATGCTTTGTCGAATTGTGCCTGAGCTTCCATTACTTTATTATCTTCTAATAACAACTCTCCAACACCAGCATATAAACCGGGGTAATTAGGTGCATTTTGTAAGCCTTTTTTATAACTAATTAAAGCTGAATCGGGCTTATATAAATTATTGTATGATTGGCCTAATAAATAATAATTTTCGCCATTGGCCGGTTCTTTTTCTGTTAATGCTAAAAATATGTTTCGTGCATGTTCATATTTTTCAAAATCAATTGCTTTTAAACCCTCACTTAATGATTGTGCTTGGATTGAAAATGCTACTAACAATAGCTGTGCAAATAATACTAATCTTTTCATGTATCTGTTTTTATTGTTTTGATAGATTGGCTCTTTTGAAGCTAAATCTTAAATCTATTTATTTTGTTTTCAAATTAAATGCCAAATGCCTCAATTAACTAAATTTTGTTATTATGTAACCTTAATTTAACATTTGTATTGAACTTAATGTTATAAACCCAACCACTCTTTGGCCGTTTTATTTAGTACTTGTTCTTTTTGTGCAGGTGTTAAATCTTTCATTTGTTCAATAAATTTCCCATGTTCTAAATCACCCAAAGGGAAAGGAAAATCGCTGCCTAAGGCAATTTTATTGGCACCAAATAATTGAACTAAAAATTTAAAGGTATCATCATCGTGTACTAAGCTATCTATATAAAATTTATCTAAATACGTTCTGGGGTCACTTATTTTATGTACGTTACACAAATCAGGTCGGGCATGGTAAGCATGACTTATTCGCCCTAATGTTTGAGGAAAGCATCCTCCCCCATGTGCAAATAAAACTCTTAATTTAGGATACTTATCGAATATACCACCAAATATAAAACTACAAATAGCTAATGATGTTTCGGCAGGCATACCAACTAACCAAGGTAAAAAGTATTTTGGCATTCGGTCTTGTCCCATCATATCCCAAGGATGAACGAATATGGCCATTCCTTCTCTTTCTGCTGCTTCGTAAAACGGATAATAGTATTCATCATCTAAATTACGGTGTTCTATATGAGTTCCTATTTCTACTCCTTTTAAACCTAGTTCGTTTTTACAACGTATTAATTCTTGCACCGCTAATTCAATATCTTGCATAGGTAAAGTAGCTAAACCTAATAATCTATCGGGGTACTTTTGTTGAATTTCGGATAGGTAATTATTATAGTATTGTGCCCACTCTAAAGTATGCTTAGGCTCTGCCCAATAATAAAACAATACAGGTATGGGCGAAAGTGCCATTATTTGCACTTCATGTTGATCCATGTGTTCAATTATTTTTTCCGGGTTCCAACATAATTCGTCAATGGTTCTGAAAAAAGTACCATCGGCTTTCATCATATGGGCTTTGCCTTCTTCAAAATGATCTAAGTAAATAAATTCATCGCCATATCCATATTTAGTTTTTAAATTGGGCATAAACTGTGGCAAAATATGGGCGTGAACGTCTATTTTCATGATTAATATGGCAATAAATAATCCCGCAATAATATCAATTTATAATTAAAGTTTTAATAACAAACTGGAACCGCTCATAATATTTTTGTAAAATTAACGTGGTAACTTTTCTTATTATTTTTAAATAAACTATTATCGCAAACACTTAAAAATATATATGAAAAAAATAATTACAATTATTGCGGGTATTGCAATCACTTTATCGGCTAACGCACAGGTTATTCCAAATGGCGATTTTGAAAATTGGACTCAAACTGGTTCAGGCTTTTCTTTAAACAATTGGCAAATATTTACTGCAGGTGTTACTAGGATTGCTTCTCCAATTAGTGGGTCGTACATGTTGCAAATAGGAACTGCTGGTTTACCAACTCAATTAGGAACTGCTTTTGCTTCAACAAACCGTCCTACTTCAATTCGTTTTGTTTCTGGTTTTGCTAAACAATTGTCAACTGATTTTGCTGTTATTTTAGTTACTATGACTAAATGGAACTCAACTACAAGTACCAGAGATACTATTTTAAGTAATCCTATTATAATTAACGTAAATACTGCAACTGGTAGTTCTGTTGCTCTTGCTGACCAATCTATTAACTTAACTTACCGTACTAATACAACTGACAATCCTGATAGTGCAAGAATAACTATTATAAATGCTTTACCTTCTTCGGGTTCATCGGTTGGACAAAACACTACTTTAATTATTGATAATATCCGTTTCAGCGAGTGGGGAACTTCTGTTCAACCTGTACCTGTTGGAACTATTGATATTGGAAGTGTTAAGGTATTCCCTAATCCTGCTAAATCAATTGTTAACTTTACAACTGAAAATGTATTGGCCAGAACAATTGCTATTTATGACATTACAGGACGTTTAATTGAAAACATAAACTTACAAAACAAGGAAGCTAAATTAAATGTAGAAGACTATAGCAATGGTATTTACATTTACAGCATTTGCAACGAAAACGGCCAAGCTGTTTCTTCTGGTAAATTCAGTGTAAGCAAGTAATATCTTATTTAAAACCTATTCATTAAAACTGCTTTACGTAAATGTAAAGCAGTTTTTTTATGCCCTAAAATGGGTAAAATATAAAAATCATGTGGTGATGTATTTTTTTGATAGGTGAAATCAATACTTTTGAAAACTACTTGAACTATAAAATTACTCAGTATAAATGACTAAACATACAGATTTACATGCAGCAACCGGCAATACATTAAGTTGTAAAGGTTGGGTACAGGAGGCTGCATTGCGCATGCTTCATAATAATTTGGATCCAGATGTAGCTGAAAGGCCTGACGATTTGGTGGTATATGGCGGAATAGGCAAAGCGGCCCGTAATTGGGAAAGTTTTGATTTAATAGTTAAGGCTTTACAGGATTTGGAAGAGGATGAAACGCTTTTAATTCAAAGTGGTAAACCTGTTGGTATTTTACCTACGCATAAGGATGCTCCGCGTGTTTTAATTTCAAATTCTATGTTGGTTCCTAAGTGGGCTAACTGGGAAACTTTTCATGAGCTGGATAAAAAAGGACTGATGATGTACGGCCAAATGACTGCGGGAAGTTGGATTTATATCGGCTCGCAAGGTATAGTGCAGGGAACTTATGAAACTTTTGCTGAAGCTGCCCGCCAACACTTTAACGGTACTTTAAAAGGAACGTTAACGGTAACTGCCGGTTTAGGTGGTATGGGTGGTGCTCAACCACTTTCGGTTACTATGTGCGATGGTGTTTGCCTAGCTGCTGAAATGGTGGAATGGCGAATTAAAAAACGTATTGAAACACGTTACCTGGATGTAATGAGCCGTGATATTGACCAGGCTATTGATATGGCTTTAAAGGCCAAAGCGGAAGGTAAGCGTTTATCAATTGGCGTGCTTTGTAATGTTATTGATTTATTGGAACGTTTAATTGAACGTAATATAACACCTGATTTATTAACGGATCAAACTTCAGCTCACGACCCTTTAAACGGATATTATCCAGAAGGCATAGCTGAAGAGGTGGCTGACCATATGCGTAAAACGGAGCCTGAAAAGTATACTGAAAAATCGTTGGATACCATGGCTCACCATGTAAAATTGATGTTGGAACTGCAAAAGCGTGGTGCTATTACTTTTGATTATGGTAATAACTTGCGTGGACAAGCAAAAGACCAACGTGGTGTGCAAAACGCATTTGATTTCCCGGGTTTTGTACCTGCTTATATTCGCCCTTTATTTTGCGAAGGTAAAGGTCCTTTCCGTTGGGTAGCTTTAAGTGGCGACCCTAATGATATTTATGTAACGGATCAGGTAATGAAGGATTTGTTTCCTGAAAATGAATCGTTACACCGTTGGTTGGATATGGCCCAAGAGCGTATTGCTTTTCAAGGATTGCCTGCACGTATTTGCTGGATAGGCCAGGGCGATAGGGAAAAAGCAGCTTTGGCTTTTAATGAACTGGTAAAAACAGGTAAAGTAAAAGGCCCTATTGTAATTGGTCGTGACCACTTGGATACGGGTTCTGTAGCTAGTCCAAACCGTGAAACGGAAGCGATGAAGGATGGCAGTGATGCGGTAGCTGATTGGCCTATACTGAATTCATTGATTAATACGGCTGGTGGTGCCAGCTGGGTTTCTATTCACCATGGTGGTGGCGTTGGTATGGGTTATAGTATTCATGCAGGAATGGTTATAGTAGCTGATGGTACTGAAGATGCTGCACGCAGGTTAAAACGTGTATTGCATAACGACCCCGCTATGGGTGTTATTCGTCATGCTGATGCGGGTTATGATATAGCTATTGATACGGCCAGAAAACACCGTTTGGATATTAAGGAAAGATTGAAGGACAAAGTGGATAAACCTGGTTATTAATAAATGTCAAAAAACTTGACAAAAAATAATAATTTAATACTTTCGTATTTCTTATGAAAAAAAATATATGAAAAAAATTATTACAACAGTAGCTTTGACCGTAGCATTAATGTTTGGAGCTAAAGCACAACAAGGAGAAATTTTAGGAGGTGTTAATTTAGGCTACTTGTTACCAATGGGTAAATTTGGTGATGCCGTAGATGGTGGTTTAGGTTATGGTATTTCGGGTAAATACTTCTTAACTGACAACTTATCTGCAGGTATTAATGCCAATTATTTTTCACTAGCCTTGAAATCGGCCTCTTCTTATTCGGTTAGTTCAACTCAATTCCATTTAAGTGGAGACTACTTTTTCATGACTGATGAAGTTAGACCCTATGCAGGAATTGATTTTGGTATGACTCAATATACATTTGATTTTTTTGGTGGTGAGGTTAAAGAAAATTACTTGAGTTATGGTCTTGGAGCAGGTTTAATGTACTTCTTTAACGATAATTTCGCTGGAAATGGTATGGTTAGATTTAATTCAATTAATGCAGAAGAAGCATCTAACTATCTTTCTATAGGTTTAGGAGTTACTTATAAACTTCATTAATCAGTAGAAATACTCTTATCTTTTTAACAAAAAATCCCGTTCAAAATTGAACGGGATTTTTTTATGGATTTTATTGTATTAATGTACAATCTGAATTTTCTGTTTGTGTAATATTGTTCCTTCCTGGTTTTTAAATGATACAATGTATAAACCTTCTTTCCATTCTGCTGTACTGATGGTATTGTTAGCTATGACTTGTATAGCTACTTCTTTCCCTGTCATATCAGTTACAGTTACTTGTTTTATTGCTGTGTTGCCTGTAACTACTATACTATTATTGGCAGGATTTGGATATACGGTGTATGTTTCTTCTTTTACTTCGGGTACCGCATTGGCATTAGCGGTGTATTTGTAATCAAACTCAAAATATACATTATCATTACCTCCGCTTGGCGGACCTGCAGGTATTTGTACTTTGGTACACTTTAACATAACGTATAGATTGCTTTGTCTTATTCTGCCAATATATACTTCGTCTGTTTTCACCTCGGCAATGGCTAAGGTAGCTCTAGTTGAATTATATTTACTGCTTATATCGGTATTGGCAGTGGCTGCATTGTATATGGTTAATCCATTATCTAGTTTATGCCATTTTGTAGTGCTATTGCCTTTAATGGAACCGCCCCATATGGTACTTATACCTGAAGTAAAACCTAAATAAAAAGAAGCACCACTGGTTCCAAATGGGCCATTGTGTTCTACCATGTCTATATTATTTTCTTCAGCATTGGCATAAGCGCCAAATGTATTTTGATCGAAGCTCCAATAGTATTGGTTACTTACAAAATTGTATCCTGATTTTGAACCATTGGCACCATTTCCAAAGGGTGTACCTGTCATGTCTGAACTATGGTGTTCGTAAAAACGTAATCCTTTTACTTCTTTAACGGTTTGTGATTGAATACTGGTAGTGTAAATAAGGCAAGCTAATACTGTAATTTTTTTTATCATATATGTGTTGTTAAAATTTATGTACTGATATTGCTTTCACCTGTGTGGTTGCATAAATCAATGTCATATTTAGTATAAGCTACACTATCAGCATTCTAAAAGAAAAGCCCGCTTTCATTCATTGAAAGCGGGCTTTTACTTTGTTATGGTTTAATTAACTTATTCTGCTTTTACTACTTTTCTAGCGGTTAGTTTATTACCATGTAATACATGTATTAAATAAACGCCTGATTTCATATCGCTTAAATCAATTACCTGACCATCTATTCTATCGGCTTTGCCTAGAACTATTTGTGTTATTTGTTTACCTGACATATCGTAAACTGAAACAACTGTTTCATCGCTATTGGTAAACTTCGCTGTTAATTGTACTGAACTTGAAGTTGGATTTGGAGCCAACTGAACGAAGTCATTAGCAACAACATCTTTGATACCTAAACTTGTTACAGCAAACACATCGGATGTATTTTGACAACCGAGGCTATCAACTGTTACTATATAGTTTCCTGTTTGTTTTGCTTTGTGCTTGTTATTGGTAGCACCAGGAATTTCTATATTGTTTACATACCATTGGAATGTGCTTGTTGTAGCAGCAGTCATTAAGCTATCGCCTACTCTGGTAATTATTGGTTTAGCCGGAAGGCGTTTAATCAATAATGCTGCAGTGGCGGTATCTTTTGGTTTGGTTGTACAATTAGCGGTGCTGGTCAATATACATTTAATTTCATCACCGTAATTTACCGGTGTGGTATATTTAATGCTATCTGACCCAACTACTGTTCCATTTTTCAACCAAATGTGAGATGGTGTTGTTCCTCCATTGGCATCGGTTGCTGTAAATACAATTGTTGTACCACTACAAACGTTATTAGCTGATTGTGTTACTGTAACTGCCGGTGTTACTGTTGGCAAAATAAATACTCTGATTTTATTTGAAGTAACAACAGTTGGTGCAGCACAAGCTGCTGATGATGTCATTTGAACGCTTATTGAATCGTTATCGGTTAATGATGTTGAAGTGAATACTCCATTATTGGTACCTATATCTAATCCATTGCGTTTCCATTGGTATTGAGGAGTTGTTCCACCATTAACAGGAGTTGCTGTAAACTCCATTAACGCACCAACACAAGCAGTATTAACACTTACTGTAATGTTTACTGTTGGTATTACGTTTGGCGATACAGTCATAACCACTTTATTTGATACTACTGTAGCCGGTGAAGCACAAGCTGCTGACGAAATCATTTGTACACTAATTGAATCGTTATTGGCAATTAATGATGTAGTAAGTACTGCATTATTGGTACCTACATTCAATCCATTACGTTTCCATTGGTATTGTACGCCTGTTCCTCCGTTGGTAGGAGTTGCTGTAAATGTAACTGGCGAGTTAACACAAACTGAAGTAGCG
Coding sequences within:
- a CDS encoding outer membrane beta-barrel protein; the encoded protein is MKKIITTVALTVALMFGAKAQQGEILGGVNLGYLLPMGKFGDAVDGGLGYGISGKYFLTDNLSAGINANYFSLALKSASSYSVSSTQFHLSGDYFFMTDEVRPYAGIDFGMTQYTFDFFGGEVKENYLSYGLGAGLMYFFNDNFAGNGMVRFNSINAEEASNYLSIGLGVTYKLH
- the hutU gene encoding urocanate hydratase — protein: MTKHTDLHAATGNTLSCKGWVQEAALRMLHNNLDPDVAERPDDLVVYGGIGKAARNWESFDLIVKALQDLEEDETLLIQSGKPVGILPTHKDAPRVLISNSMLVPKWANWETFHELDKKGLMMYGQMTAGSWIYIGSQGIVQGTYETFAEAARQHFNGTLKGTLTVTAGLGGMGGAQPLSVTMCDGVCLAAEMVEWRIKKRIETRYLDVMSRDIDQAIDMALKAKAEGKRLSIGVLCNVIDLLERLIERNITPDLLTDQTSAHDPLNGYYPEGIAEEVADHMRKTEPEKYTEKSLDTMAHHVKLMLELQKRGAITFDYGNNLRGQAKDQRGVQNAFDFPGFVPAYIRPLFCEGKGPFRWVALSGDPNDIYVTDQVMKDLFPENESLHRWLDMAQERIAFQGLPARICWIGQGDREKAALAFNELVKTGKVKGPIVIGRDHLDTGSVASPNRETEAMKDGSDAVADWPILNSLINTAGGASWVSIHHGGGVGMGYSIHAGMVIVADGTEDAARRLKRVLHNDPAMGVIRHADAGYDIAIDTARKHRLDIKERLKDKVDKPGY
- a CDS encoding T9SS type A sorting domain-containing protein — translated: MKKIITIIAGIAITLSANAQVIPNGDFENWTQTGSGFSLNNWQIFTAGVTRIASPISGSYMLQIGTAGLPTQLGTAFASTNRPTSIRFVSGFAKQLSTDFAVILVTMTKWNSTTSTRDTILSNPIIINVNTATGSSVALADQSINLTYRTNTTDNPDSARITIINALPSSGSSVGQNTTLIIDNIRFSEWGTSVQPVPVGTIDIGSVKVFPNPAKSIVNFTTENVLARTIAIYDITGRLIENINLQNKEAKLNVEDYSNGIYIYSICNENGQAVSSGKFSVSK
- a CDS encoding tetratricopeptide repeat protein translates to MKRLVLFAQLLLVAFSIQAQSLSEGLKAIDFEKYEHARNIFLALTEKEPANGENYYLLGQSYNNLYKPDSALISYKKGLQNAPNYPGLYAGVGELLLEDNKVMEAQAQFDKALALCRNKQGDYVNAKGMIAVASAMITGENKMLAQASALMEEAYKVTKTDYDVLTTAGDVFLEMQDGSKAATFYNRATVLNPNNPKAFAKIALIWIRVRNLAVAKEALDTAFAKDPNYATAFKNQAEYYSLLRKFDKAKESYKNYLLNSEVSSANQLRYAQILYKSKEYAEALIYVQEAIKSDKSNNIYLNRLLAYSSYEAGNLKNDQETFKKGLSALETLLANIAPEKVSATDYEYLGKLQSKIPGKDSIGIVNINKAVTMDPNKIELYQELAKIYFKQRKYTEAVTAYETYTGLAKKVTLLDNYTIGKYYYNAKMFVKADSAFAKVNEAKPDYADAYLQRANANAAIDTLLKTTIAKTLYEKYIELTLADTANFNKQKVALSKSIASAYDYLGFYFLQKDMKNECKAMYRKALEYDPNNKNAIEVLKQLK
- a CDS encoding amidohydrolase family protein, which encodes MKIDVHAHILPQFMPNLKTKYGYGDEFIYLDHFEEGKAHMMKADGTFFRTIDELCWNPEKIIEHMDQHEVQIMALSPIPVLFYYWAEPKHTLEWAQYYNNYLSEIQQKYPDRLLGLATLPMQDIELAVQELIRCKNELGLKGVEIGTHIEHRNLDDEYYYPFYEAAEREGMAIFVHPWDMMGQDRMPKYFLPWLVGMPAETSLAICSFIFGGIFDKYPKLRVLFAHGGGCFPQTLGRISHAYHARPDLCNVHKISDPRTYLDKFYIDSLVHDDDTFKFLVQLFGANKIALGSDFPFPLGDLEHGKFIEQMKDLTPAQKEQVLNKTAKEWLGL
- a CDS encoding T9SS type A sorting domain-containing protein; this translates as MIKKITVLACLIYTTSIQSQTVKEVKGLRFYEHHSSDMTGTPFGNGANGSKSGYNFVSNQYYWSFDQNTFGAYANAEENNIDMVEHNGPFGTSGASFYLGFTSGISTIWGGSIKGNSTTKWHKLDNGLTIYNAATANTDISSKYNSTRATLAIAEVKTDEVYIGRIRQSNLYVMLKCTKVQIPAGPPSGGNDNVYFEFDYKYTANANAVPEVKEETYTVYPNPANNSIVVTGNTAIKQVTVTDMTGKEVAIQVIANNTISTAEWKEGLYIVSFKNQEGTILHKQKIQIVH